In Bacillus sp. Cs-700, one genomic interval encodes:
- the uvrB gene encoding excinuclease ABC subunit UvrB: protein MEKKFELVSDYEPQGDQPEAIKKLVKGVQQNERHQTLLGATGTGKTFTMSNVIQEVNKPTLIIAHNKTLAGQLYSEFKEYFPHNAVEYFVSYYDYYQPEAYIPQSDTFIEKDASINDEIDKLRHSATSSLFERNDVIIVASVSCIYGLGNPEEYKSLVLSLRKGMEKDRDQLLRDMVDIQYARNDINFTRGTFRVRGDVVEIFPASRDEHCIRIEFFGDEIDRITEVNSLTGEILGEREHVAIFPASHFVTREEKLKIAIQRIEAELEERLKVLNDEGKLLEAQRLEQRTRYDIEMMAEMGFCSGIENYSRHLTLREAGATPYTLMDYFPEDFLIMVDESHVTLPQVRGMYNGDQARKGVLVDHGFRLPSAKDNRPLRFEEFEEKAHQFVYVSATPGPYEGEHSTQVVEQIIRPTGLLDPTIEMRPIEGQIDDLLDEINQRSARNERVLVTTLTKKMSEDLTDYLLEMGVKVRYLHSEIKTLERIEIIRDLRLGVFDVLVGINLLREGLDIPEVSLVAILDADKEGFLRSERSLIQTIGRAARNSSGHVILYADKVTNSMEIAMNETSRRREIQQEYNTKYGITPTTIKKKVREGIRATIAAEEGEEYTVPKPGKMNKQERAKVIENVEKEMKDAARDLNFERAAELRDLLLELKAEG, encoded by the coding sequence GTGGAGAAAAAGTTTGAGTTGGTATCGGATTATGAGCCTCAAGGTGACCAGCCAGAAGCAATTAAGAAGCTGGTGAAAGGTGTTCAACAAAATGAACGTCATCAAACGTTACTTGGTGCAACTGGAACTGGTAAAACGTTTACAATGTCAAACGTGATTCAAGAGGTGAATAAACCTACACTGATTATTGCCCATAATAAAACGCTGGCGGGACAGTTATATAGCGAATTTAAAGAGTACTTCCCACATAATGCAGTGGAATACTTTGTCAGCTATTATGATTACTATCAGCCGGAAGCTTACATACCTCAATCCGATACATTTATTGAAAAAGATGCAAGTATTAATGATGAAATTGATAAGCTTCGCCACTCGGCAACATCCAGTTTATTTGAGCGAAATGATGTTATTATCGTAGCGAGTGTATCTTGTATTTATGGTCTCGGTAATCCAGAAGAATACAAGAGCTTAGTGCTATCCCTTCGAAAAGGAATGGAGAAAGATCGCGATCAGTTACTGCGGGATATGGTTGATATTCAATATGCGCGCAATGATATTAATTTTACACGCGGGACATTTCGCGTTCGAGGAGATGTTGTGGAAATTTTCCCAGCATCTCGAGATGAGCACTGCATTCGCATTGAATTTTTTGGGGACGAAATTGATCGTATTACGGAAGTGAATTCGTTAACTGGTGAGATTCTTGGGGAGCGAGAGCACGTAGCCATTTTCCCAGCATCTCACTTCGTAACCCGTGAAGAAAAGTTAAAAATCGCTATCCAACGTATTGAAGCTGAGCTTGAAGAAAGGCTTAAAGTTCTAAATGACGAAGGAAAACTTCTCGAAGCACAGCGTCTAGAGCAGCGAACAAGGTATGATATTGAAATGATGGCGGAAATGGGATTCTGTTCAGGAATTGAAAACTATTCAAGACATTTAACGCTTCGTGAAGCGGGAGCAACGCCATATACGTTAATGGACTACTTCCCAGAGGATTTCTTAATTATGGTCGATGAGTCACATGTTACGCTTCCTCAAGTAAGAGGTATGTATAACGGTGACCAGGCGAGAAAAGGCGTTCTGGTCGATCACGGATTCCGACTACCTTCTGCGAAAGATAATCGCCCTCTTCGATTTGAAGAATTTGAAGAGAAAGCTCATCAGTTTGTCTATGTATCAGCAACGCCCGGTCCATATGAAGGTGAGCATTCAACTCAAGTAGTGGAGCAGATCATTCGTCCAACGGGGCTTCTTGACCCTACGATTGAAATGCGTCCAATCGAAGGTCAGATTGATGATCTACTAGATGAAATTAATCAGCGATCCGCTCGTAATGAACGTGTGCTTGTTACGACCCTCACGAAAAAGATGTCAGAAGACTTAACGGATTATTTACTTGAAATGGGGGTAAAGGTTCGTTACTTGCACTCTGAAATAAAAACGCTTGAACGAATTGAGATTATACGTGATTTACGCTTAGGGGTATTTGATGTATTAGTTGGAATTAACCTTCTTAGAGAAGGACTTGATATTCCTGAAGTGTCACTTGTCGCCATCTTGGATGCGGATAAGGAAGGGTTCTTGAGATCGGAGCGCTCCTTAATTCAAACGATTGGCCGTGCCGCTCGTAATTCCAGCGGACATGTTATTTTATATGCTGATAAAGTGACGAATTCAATGGAGATTGCGATGAATGAAACAAGTCGCCGTCGCGAAATTCAACAAGAATACAACACCAAGTACGGTATTACCCCAACGACAATTAAGAAAAAAGTTCGTGAAGGCATCCGAGCCACTATTGCAGCTGAAGAAGGCGAAGAATATACAGTACCTAAGCCAGGTAAGATGAACAAGCAAGAACGTGCAAAAGTGATTGAAAATGTAGAAAAAGAAATGAAGGATGCTGCGCGAGACCTTAATTTCGAGCGCGCTGCTGAACTTCGTGACCTATTATTAGAGCTTAAAGCGGAAGGATGA
- a CDS encoding DUF2198 family protein: MQGILIALFVPAIIMVVFTRVTYNTYVSFGLTILFMWAVFGGIDHPIHLILLTVLSSLVGFYFSMQTQKKNKKKMK; the protein is encoded by the coding sequence ATGCAAGGAATATTAATTGCTTTATTCGTTCCAGCGATAATTATGGTCGTGTTTACACGAGTAACATATAACACATACGTTAGCTTTGGATTAACCATTTTATTTATGTGGGCTGTATTCGGTGGTATTGATCATCCCATTCATCTTATTTTATTAACCGTACTATCTTCGCTCGTAGGTTTTTATTTTTCGATGCAAACTCAAAAAAAGAATAAGAAAAAAATGAAGTAG
- a CDS encoding sulfite exporter TauE/SafE family protein, translating to MLLLWALPTGLAIGAISGFFGVGGGFLLTPILLLLGYSPSSAITISLLYSMSTSISGALTYIQSKKFILKTTLFLSISGMIGTQLAKPLVLYLTKEGLDDTAISLLYILLLGYFSISMLFEANKNAEIRSTTTFSPLGPILIGLLGGFVSSILGVGGGFVMVPLLISVLGIPAQLAVGTSLTSIFFIVSTGFFSYIQTVSIPITLATILVIGALVGARFGASVTASFPEKMMKKLLGILYFFTMISIVLKLLHQTIPGLLILIGYIMTLMGLFLYQYWTKKKRLFFFE from the coding sequence TTGCTGCTTTTATGGGCTTTACCAACTGGCTTAGCCATTGGAGCAATCTCGGGATTTTTCGGGGTGGGCGGTGGATTTCTTCTCACGCCTATCCTTCTACTTCTTGGGTATTCGCCATCAAGTGCCATCACAATCAGTTTACTTTATAGTATGAGTACATCGATTTCTGGAGCTTTAACCTATATACAAAGTAAGAAATTCATATTAAAAACCACACTATTTCTATCAATTAGTGGCATGATTGGAACTCAGCTTGCTAAGCCACTTGTCCTCTATCTCACTAAAGAAGGACTAGATGATACGGCTATCTCCCTATTATATATCCTTCTTTTAGGGTATTTTTCAATATCAATGCTGTTCGAAGCTAACAAAAATGCTGAAATTAGAAGTACTACTACCTTTTCCCCTCTTGGACCAATTCTAATCGGCTTACTAGGCGGATTTGTTTCTTCAATTCTTGGCGTTGGAGGTGGCTTCGTGATGGTACCGTTATTAATAAGTGTACTAGGTATACCAGCCCAATTAGCCGTTGGTACATCACTTACGTCAATCTTCTTCATTGTATCGACAGGTTTTTTCTCTTACATACAAACGGTCTCGATCCCGATTACCCTTGCTACTATTCTTGTGATTGGCGCATTAGTTGGAGCGCGATTTGGTGCAAGTGTAACAGCTTCTTTTCCTGAAAAAATGATGAAGAAATTACTTGGCATACTTTATTTTTTTACAATGATTAGTATTGTTTTAAAACTACTTCATCAAACAATTCCTGGCCTCCTCATTCTTATCGGATACATTATGACGTTAATGGGGCTATTTCTTTACCAGTATTGGACGAAAAAGAAGCGCCTATTCTTTTTTGAATAG